The Pyrus communis unplaced genomic scaffold, drPyrComm1.1 SCAFFOLD_19, whole genome shotgun sequence genome window below encodes:
- the LOC137724087 gene encoding uncharacterized protein translates to KSSLLHHIPKFHGLSMEDPNKHLKEFEVVCSSMTPVNVDESILKMKAFPFSLMDKAKDWLYELAPGTVTSWESMKRAFLEKFFPTSRVILLRKKISGIQQNHGETFPAYYERFKGLVASCPQHQMKEELLLQYFYEGLIPIERQMLDASAGGALVDKTPRDAKINLPNVPFPCRFMQEKKEESEKDILETFRKVQVNIPLLDAIKQVPKYAKFLKDLCNTKRRRANKEVVKVSENVSAVLQRKLPTKCKDPGSFTIPCVIGHNRFEHAMLDLGASINVMPYSIYASMNLGELKQDGVIIQLADRSNAYPKGVLEDVLVQVNHLIFPADFYVLDMEDSAHSTSLPILLGRPFMKTARTKIDVYKGTLTMEFDGEVIDFNISETMRYPVDDHSCFSIDVIDS, encoded by the exons aaatccagtttgttacaccatattccgaagttccatggcttgtctatggaagaccccaacaaacacttgaaggagttcgaggtggtttgttcgagcatgacccccgtcaatgtggatgagagtatattgaagatgaaggcctttccattttcacttatggacaaggccaaagattggctctacgaactagccccgggaactgtgacttcgtgggagagtatgaagcgtgctttcttggagaaattcttccctacttcaagagtgattctcctacggaagaaaattagtggtattcaacagaatcatggtgagacattcccggcttattatgagcgcttcaagggccttgtagcttcatgtcctcaacatcaaatgaaggaggaacttctccttcaatatttctatgagggcctcattcctatcgaacgtcaaatgcttgatgcatcagcgggaggagcattggtggacaaaacaccaagggatgccaagatt aatctgcccaatgtaccttttccttgcaggttcatgcaagaaaaaaaggaagaaagcgagaaggacattcttgaaacgttccggaaggtacaagtgaacataccgcttctcgatgcaatcaaacaggttccaaagtatgctaaattcctcaaggacctatgcaatacaaagagaagaagggcaaacaaagaggtagtgaaggtaagcgagaatgtgtccgctgttttgcaacgtaaactgcctaccaagtgcaaagaccccggtagtttcacgattccttgtgtgattggacataatcgttttgaacatgccatgcttgatttaggtgcatccataaatgtcatgccttattctatttatgcatctatgaatttgggtgaattaaaacaagatggtgtaattatacaattggccgatcgttctaacgcgtatccaaaaggagttttggaagatgtgcttgtgcaggtgaaccatttaatttttccggctgatttctacgtcctagacatggaggattcagcccattctacatctttgccgattctccttggtaggccattcatgaagacggcccgaacgaagattgatgtatacaaaggcaccttgacaatggaattcgatggggaagtgattgattttaatatttctgaaactatgagatatcccgttgatgaccattcttgtttttccattgatgttatcgattct